From the genome of Symphalangus syndactylus isolate Jambi chromosome 5, NHGRI_mSymSyn1-v2.1_pri, whole genome shotgun sequence, one region includes:
- the CDCA3 gene encoding cell division cycle-associated protein 3 isoform X7: MGSAKSVPVTPARPPPHNKHLARVADPRSPSAGIVRTPIQVESSPQPGLPAGEQLEGLKHAQDSDPRSPTLGIARTPMKTSSGEPVLPPEAPLSSELDLPLGTQLSVEEQMPPWNQTEFPSKQVFSKEEARQPTETPVASQSSDKPSRDPETPRSSGTESKGSMRNRWKPNSSKVLGRSPLTILQDDNSPGTLTLRQGKRPSPLSENVSELKEGAILGTGRLLKTGGRAWEPGQDHDKENQHFPLVES; the protein is encoded by the exons ATGGGCTCAGCCAAGAGCGTCCCAGTCACACCAGCGCGGCCTCCGCCGCACAACAAACATCTGGCTCGAGTGGCGGACCCCCGTTCACCTAGTGCTGGCATCGTGCGCACTCCCATCCAG GTGGAGAGCTCTCCACAGCCAGGCCTACCAGCAGGGGAGCAACTGGAGGGTCTTAAACATGCCCAGGACTCAGATCCCCGCTCTCCTACTCTTGGTATTGCACGGACACCTATGAAGACCAGCAGTGGAG AGCCTGTTCTGCCCCCGGAGGCACCTTTATCTTCTGAATTGGACTTGCCTCTGGGTACCCAGTTATCTGTTGAGGAACAGATGCCACCTTGGAACCAGACTGAGTTCCCCTCCAAACAGGTGTTTTCCAAGGAGGAAGCAAGACAGCCCACAGAAACCCCTGTGGCCAGCCAGAGCTCCGACAAGCCCTCAAGGGACCCTGAGACTCCCAGATCTTCAGGTACAGAATCTAAAG GTTCTATGCGCAATAGATGGAAGCCAAACAGCAGCAAGGTACTAGGGAGATCCCCCCTCACCATCCTGCAGGATGACAACTCCCCTGGCACCCTGACGCTACGACAG GGTAAGCGGCCTTCACCCCTAAGTGAAAATGTTAGTGAACTAAAGGAAGGAGCCATTCTTGGAACTGGACGACTTCTGAAAACTGGAGGACGAGCATGGGAGCCAGGCCAGGACCATGACAAGGAAAATCAGCACTTTCCCTTGGTGGAGAGCTAG
- the CDCA3 gene encoding cell division cycle-associated protein 3 isoform X2 encodes MGSAKSVPVTPARPPPHNKHLARVADPRSPSAGIVRTPIQVESSPQPGLPAGEQLEGLKHAQDSDPRSPTLGIARTPMKTSSGDPPSPLVKQLSEVFETEDSNSNLPPEPVLPPEAPLSSELDLPLGTQLSVEEQMPPWNQTEFPSKQVFSKEEARQPTETPVASQSSDKPSRDPETPRSSGSMRNRWKPNSSKVLGRSPLTILQDDNSPGTLTLRQVKEEKGKRPSPLSENVSELKEGAILGTGRLLKTGGRAWEPGQDHDKENQHFPLVES; translated from the exons ATGGGCTCAGCCAAGAGCGTCCCAGTCACACCAGCGCGGCCTCCGCCGCACAACAAACATCTGGCTCGAGTGGCGGACCCCCGTTCACCTAGTGCTGGCATCGTGCGCACTCCCATCCAG GTGGAGAGCTCTCCACAGCCAGGCCTACCAGCAGGGGAGCAACTGGAGGGTCTTAAACATGCCCAGGACTCAGATCCCCGCTCTCCTACTCTTGGTATTGCACGGACACCTATGAAGACCAGCAGTGGAG ACCCCCCAAGCCCACTGGTGAAACAGCTGAGTGAAGTATTTGAAACTGAAGACTCTAACTCAAATCTTCCCCCAGAGCCTGTTCTGCCCCCGGAGGCACCTTTATCTTCTGAATTGGACTTGCCTCTGGGTACCCAGTTATCTGTTGAGGAACAGATGCCACCTTGGAACCAGACTGAGTTCCCCTCCAAACAGGTGTTTTCCAAGGAGGAAGCAAGACAGCCCACAGAAACCCCTGTGGCCAGCCAGAGCTCCGACAAGCCCTCAAGGGACCCTGAGACTCCCAGATCTTCAG GTTCTATGCGCAATAGATGGAAGCCAAACAGCAGCAAGGTACTAGGGAGATCCCCCCTCACCATCCTGCAGGATGACAACTCCCCTGGCACCCTGACGCTACGACAGGTAAAGGAAGAGAAG GGTAAGCGGCCTTCACCCCTAAGTGAAAATGTTAGTGAACTAAAGGAAGGAGCCATTCTTGGAACTGGACGACTTCTGAAAACTGGAGGACGAGCATGGGAGCCAGGCCAGGACCATGACAAGGAAAATCAGCACTTTCCCTTGGTGGAGAGCTAG
- the CDCA3 gene encoding cell division cycle-associated protein 3 isoform X6, giving the protein MGSAKSVPVTPARPPPHNKHLARVADPRSPSAGIVRTPIQVESSPQPGLPAGEQLEGLKHAQDSDPRSPTLGIARTPMKTSSGEPVLPPEAPLSSELDLPLGTQLSVEEQMPPWNQTEFPSKQVFSKEEARQPTETPVASQSSDKPSRDPETPRSSGSMRNRWKPNSSKVLGRSPLTILQDDNSPGTLTLRQVKEEKGKRPSPLSENVSELKEGAILGTGRLLKTGGRAWEPGQDHDKENQHFPLVES; this is encoded by the exons ATGGGCTCAGCCAAGAGCGTCCCAGTCACACCAGCGCGGCCTCCGCCGCACAACAAACATCTGGCTCGAGTGGCGGACCCCCGTTCACCTAGTGCTGGCATCGTGCGCACTCCCATCCAG GTGGAGAGCTCTCCACAGCCAGGCCTACCAGCAGGGGAGCAACTGGAGGGTCTTAAACATGCCCAGGACTCAGATCCCCGCTCTCCTACTCTTGGTATTGCACGGACACCTATGAAGACCAGCAGTGGAG AGCCTGTTCTGCCCCCGGAGGCACCTTTATCTTCTGAATTGGACTTGCCTCTGGGTACCCAGTTATCTGTTGAGGAACAGATGCCACCTTGGAACCAGACTGAGTTCCCCTCCAAACAGGTGTTTTCCAAGGAGGAAGCAAGACAGCCCACAGAAACCCCTGTGGCCAGCCAGAGCTCCGACAAGCCCTCAAGGGACCCTGAGACTCCCAGATCTTCAG GTTCTATGCGCAATAGATGGAAGCCAAACAGCAGCAAGGTACTAGGGAGATCCCCCCTCACCATCCTGCAGGATGACAACTCCCCTGGCACCCTGACGCTACGACAGGTAAAGGAAGAGAAG GGTAAGCGGCCTTCACCCCTAAGTGAAAATGTTAGTGAACTAAAGGAAGGAGCCATTCTTGGAACTGGACGACTTCTGAAAACTGGAGGACGAGCATGGGAGCCAGGCCAGGACCATGACAAGGAAAATCAGCACTTTCCCTTGGTGGAGAGCTAG
- the CDCA3 gene encoding cell division cycle-associated protein 3 isoform X5 has translation MGSAKSVPVTPARPPPHNKHLARVADPRSPSAGIVRTPIQVESSPQPGLPAGEQLEGLKHAQDSDPRSPTLGIARTPMKTSSGEPVLPPEAPLSSELDLPLGTQLSVEEQMPPWNQTEFPSKQVFSKEEARQPTETPVASQSSDKPSRDPETPRSSGTESKGSMRNRWKPNSSKVLGRSPLTILQDDNSPGTLTLRQVKEEKGKRPSPLSENVSELKEGAILGTGRLLKTGGRAWEPGQDHDKENQHFPLVES, from the exons ATGGGCTCAGCCAAGAGCGTCCCAGTCACACCAGCGCGGCCTCCGCCGCACAACAAACATCTGGCTCGAGTGGCGGACCCCCGTTCACCTAGTGCTGGCATCGTGCGCACTCCCATCCAG GTGGAGAGCTCTCCACAGCCAGGCCTACCAGCAGGGGAGCAACTGGAGGGTCTTAAACATGCCCAGGACTCAGATCCCCGCTCTCCTACTCTTGGTATTGCACGGACACCTATGAAGACCAGCAGTGGAG AGCCTGTTCTGCCCCCGGAGGCACCTTTATCTTCTGAATTGGACTTGCCTCTGGGTACCCAGTTATCTGTTGAGGAACAGATGCCACCTTGGAACCAGACTGAGTTCCCCTCCAAACAGGTGTTTTCCAAGGAGGAAGCAAGACAGCCCACAGAAACCCCTGTGGCCAGCCAGAGCTCCGACAAGCCCTCAAGGGACCCTGAGACTCCCAGATCTTCAGGTACAGAATCTAAAG GTTCTATGCGCAATAGATGGAAGCCAAACAGCAGCAAGGTACTAGGGAGATCCCCCCTCACCATCCTGCAGGATGACAACTCCCCTGGCACCCTGACGCTACGACAGGTAAAGGAAGAGAAG GGTAAGCGGCCTTCACCCCTAAGTGAAAATGTTAGTGAACTAAAGGAAGGAGCCATTCTTGGAACTGGACGACTTCTGAAAACTGGAGGACGAGCATGGGAGCCAGGCCAGGACCATGACAAGGAAAATCAGCACTTTCCCTTGGTGGAGAGCTAG
- the CDCA3 gene encoding cell division cycle-associated protein 3 isoform X1, whose translation MGSAKSVPVTPARPPPHNKHLARVADPRSPSAGIVRTPIQVESSPQPGLPAGEQLEGLKHAQDSDPRSPTLGIARTPMKTSSGDPPSPLVKQLSEVFETEDSNSNLPPEPVLPPEAPLSSELDLPLGTQLSVEEQMPPWNQTEFPSKQVFSKEEARQPTETPVASQSSDKPSRDPETPRSSGTESKGSMRNRWKPNSSKVLGRSPLTILQDDNSPGTLTLRQVKEEKGKRPSPLSENVSELKEGAILGTGRLLKTGGRAWEPGQDHDKENQHFPLVES comes from the exons ATGGGCTCAGCCAAGAGCGTCCCAGTCACACCAGCGCGGCCTCCGCCGCACAACAAACATCTGGCTCGAGTGGCGGACCCCCGTTCACCTAGTGCTGGCATCGTGCGCACTCCCATCCAG GTGGAGAGCTCTCCACAGCCAGGCCTACCAGCAGGGGAGCAACTGGAGGGTCTTAAACATGCCCAGGACTCAGATCCCCGCTCTCCTACTCTTGGTATTGCACGGACACCTATGAAGACCAGCAGTGGAG ACCCCCCAAGCCCACTGGTGAAACAGCTGAGTGAAGTATTTGAAACTGAAGACTCTAACTCAAATCTTCCCCCAGAGCCTGTTCTGCCCCCGGAGGCACCTTTATCTTCTGAATTGGACTTGCCTCTGGGTACCCAGTTATCTGTTGAGGAACAGATGCCACCTTGGAACCAGACTGAGTTCCCCTCCAAACAGGTGTTTTCCAAGGAGGAAGCAAGACAGCCCACAGAAACCCCTGTGGCCAGCCAGAGCTCCGACAAGCCCTCAAGGGACCCTGAGACTCCCAGATCTTCAGGTACAGAATCTAAAG GTTCTATGCGCAATAGATGGAAGCCAAACAGCAGCAAGGTACTAGGGAGATCCCCCCTCACCATCCTGCAGGATGACAACTCCCCTGGCACCCTGACGCTACGACAGGTAAAGGAAGAGAAG GGTAAGCGGCCTTCACCCCTAAGTGAAAATGTTAGTGAACTAAAGGAAGGAGCCATTCTTGGAACTGGACGACTTCTGAAAACTGGAGGACGAGCATGGGAGCCAGGCCAGGACCATGACAAGGAAAATCAGCACTTTCCCTTGGTGGAGAGCTAG
- the CDCA3 gene encoding cell division cycle-associated protein 3 isoform X4: MGSAKSVPVTPARPPPHNKHLARVADPRSPSAGIVRTPIQVESSPQPGLPAGEQLEGLKHAQDSDPRSPTLGIARTPMKTSSGDPPSPLVKQLSEVFETEDSNSNLPPEPVLPPEAPLSSELDLPLGTQLSVEEQMPPWNQTEFPSKQVFSKEEARQPTETPVASQSSDKPSRDPETPRSSGSMRNRWKPNSSKVLGRSPLTILQDDNSPGTLTLRQGKRPSPLSENVSELKEGAILGTGRLLKTGGRAWEPGQDHDKENQHFPLVES; encoded by the exons ATGGGCTCAGCCAAGAGCGTCCCAGTCACACCAGCGCGGCCTCCGCCGCACAACAAACATCTGGCTCGAGTGGCGGACCCCCGTTCACCTAGTGCTGGCATCGTGCGCACTCCCATCCAG GTGGAGAGCTCTCCACAGCCAGGCCTACCAGCAGGGGAGCAACTGGAGGGTCTTAAACATGCCCAGGACTCAGATCCCCGCTCTCCTACTCTTGGTATTGCACGGACACCTATGAAGACCAGCAGTGGAG ACCCCCCAAGCCCACTGGTGAAACAGCTGAGTGAAGTATTTGAAACTGAAGACTCTAACTCAAATCTTCCCCCAGAGCCTGTTCTGCCCCCGGAGGCACCTTTATCTTCTGAATTGGACTTGCCTCTGGGTACCCAGTTATCTGTTGAGGAACAGATGCCACCTTGGAACCAGACTGAGTTCCCCTCCAAACAGGTGTTTTCCAAGGAGGAAGCAAGACAGCCCACAGAAACCCCTGTGGCCAGCCAGAGCTCCGACAAGCCCTCAAGGGACCCTGAGACTCCCAGATCTTCAG GTTCTATGCGCAATAGATGGAAGCCAAACAGCAGCAAGGTACTAGGGAGATCCCCCCTCACCATCCTGCAGGATGACAACTCCCCTGGCACCCTGACGCTACGACAG GGTAAGCGGCCTTCACCCCTAAGTGAAAATGTTAGTGAACTAAAGGAAGGAGCCATTCTTGGAACTGGACGACTTCTGAAAACTGGAGGACGAGCATGGGAGCCAGGCCAGGACCATGACAAGGAAAATCAGCACTTTCCCTTGGTGGAGAGCTAG
- the CDCA3 gene encoding cell division cycle-associated protein 3 isoform X3: MGSAKSVPVTPARPPPHNKHLARVADPRSPSAGIVRTPIQVESSPQPGLPAGEQLEGLKHAQDSDPRSPTLGIARTPMKTSSGDPPSPLVKQLSEVFETEDSNSNLPPEPVLPPEAPLSSELDLPLGTQLSVEEQMPPWNQTEFPSKQVFSKEEARQPTETPVASQSSDKPSRDPETPRSSGTESKGSMRNRWKPNSSKVLGRSPLTILQDDNSPGTLTLRQGKRPSPLSENVSELKEGAILGTGRLLKTGGRAWEPGQDHDKENQHFPLVES; the protein is encoded by the exons ATGGGCTCAGCCAAGAGCGTCCCAGTCACACCAGCGCGGCCTCCGCCGCACAACAAACATCTGGCTCGAGTGGCGGACCCCCGTTCACCTAGTGCTGGCATCGTGCGCACTCCCATCCAG GTGGAGAGCTCTCCACAGCCAGGCCTACCAGCAGGGGAGCAACTGGAGGGTCTTAAACATGCCCAGGACTCAGATCCCCGCTCTCCTACTCTTGGTATTGCACGGACACCTATGAAGACCAGCAGTGGAG ACCCCCCAAGCCCACTGGTGAAACAGCTGAGTGAAGTATTTGAAACTGAAGACTCTAACTCAAATCTTCCCCCAGAGCCTGTTCTGCCCCCGGAGGCACCTTTATCTTCTGAATTGGACTTGCCTCTGGGTACCCAGTTATCTGTTGAGGAACAGATGCCACCTTGGAACCAGACTGAGTTCCCCTCCAAACAGGTGTTTTCCAAGGAGGAAGCAAGACAGCCCACAGAAACCCCTGTGGCCAGCCAGAGCTCCGACAAGCCCTCAAGGGACCCTGAGACTCCCAGATCTTCAGGTACAGAATCTAAAG GTTCTATGCGCAATAGATGGAAGCCAAACAGCAGCAAGGTACTAGGGAGATCCCCCCTCACCATCCTGCAGGATGACAACTCCCCTGGCACCCTGACGCTACGACAG GGTAAGCGGCCTTCACCCCTAAGTGAAAATGTTAGTGAACTAAAGGAAGGAGCCATTCTTGGAACTGGACGACTTCTGAAAACTGGAGGACGAGCATGGGAGCCAGGCCAGGACCATGACAAGGAAAATCAGCACTTTCCCTTGGTGGAGAGCTAG
- the CDCA3 gene encoding cell division cycle-associated protein 3 isoform X8, whose amino-acid sequence MGSAKSVPVTPARPPPHNKHLARVADPRSPSAGIVRTPIQVESSPQPGLPAGEQLEGLKHAQDSDPRSPTLGIARTPMKTSSGEPVLPPEAPLSSELDLPLGTQLSVEEQMPPWNQTEFPSKQVFSKEEARQPTETPVASQSSDKPSRDPETPRSSGSMRNRWKPNSSKVLGRSPLTILQDDNSPGTLTLRQGKRPSPLSENVSELKEGAILGTGRLLKTGGRAWEPGQDHDKENQHFPLVES is encoded by the exons ATGGGCTCAGCCAAGAGCGTCCCAGTCACACCAGCGCGGCCTCCGCCGCACAACAAACATCTGGCTCGAGTGGCGGACCCCCGTTCACCTAGTGCTGGCATCGTGCGCACTCCCATCCAG GTGGAGAGCTCTCCACAGCCAGGCCTACCAGCAGGGGAGCAACTGGAGGGTCTTAAACATGCCCAGGACTCAGATCCCCGCTCTCCTACTCTTGGTATTGCACGGACACCTATGAAGACCAGCAGTGGAG AGCCTGTTCTGCCCCCGGAGGCACCTTTATCTTCTGAATTGGACTTGCCTCTGGGTACCCAGTTATCTGTTGAGGAACAGATGCCACCTTGGAACCAGACTGAGTTCCCCTCCAAACAGGTGTTTTCCAAGGAGGAAGCAAGACAGCCCACAGAAACCCCTGTGGCCAGCCAGAGCTCCGACAAGCCCTCAAGGGACCCTGAGACTCCCAGATCTTCAG GTTCTATGCGCAATAGATGGAAGCCAAACAGCAGCAAGGTACTAGGGAGATCCCCCCTCACCATCCTGCAGGATGACAACTCCCCTGGCACCCTGACGCTACGACAG GGTAAGCGGCCTTCACCCCTAAGTGAAAATGTTAGTGAACTAAAGGAAGGAGCCATTCTTGGAACTGGACGACTTCTGAAAACTGGAGGACGAGCATGGGAGCCAGGCCAGGACCATGACAAGGAAAATCAGCACTTTCCCTTGGTGGAGAGCTAG